In Tubulanus polymorphus chromosome 2, tnTubPoly1.2, whole genome shotgun sequence, a single window of DNA contains:
- the LOC141900794 gene encoding G2/M phase-specific E3 ubiquitin-protein ligase-like, whose translation MEQPTTQNQHIQMNQVAVASTSQHSATVLSPIAGSVSDQDSIIDGASSTIIIRDTDDLMTLRDILNMLQPDEHANGVNLINVGDRSEALYVGFRAALRRQWCARNRLNVLFEAEFAIDGGGPTREFLTLFVKQLSNSCLFTGNEEKKFLALSASAVEKQYYLAAERILSYSITHRGPLPTFLDPFTYAMIANETRGNEIPLEACGDEKDTLEQIAGCEDEESFNEMVAKHECVISVSGCMTLAIYNNKERLIKGLCKFLAVQRLSVPLAQLKSGLEDNGVLFYITAYPHLFKDAFCKLEGRKYTAEDVYALFDMEQTYWSEPESNRLRLENRAYGYFKEYILDIEGEFITDFIRFITGLEEIPVLGFSPKLTLQFRHPGDIGDCTKDFPIANTCGNVLSVPVHNSYELFKCYMDAAIKNASQTFTEA comes from the exons ATGGAACAACCAACAACACAGAATCAGCACATTCAGATGAACCAAGTAGCTGTTGCAAGTACTTCTCAACATTCTGCGACTGTTCTCAGTCCAATAGCAGGCTCGGTTTCAGATCAGGACTCTATTATTGACGGTGCTAGTAGTACAATTATCATTCGTGACACAGACGATCTCATGACACTCAGAGATATATTGAACATGCTTCAGCCCGATGAACACGCAAATGGggtaaatttgataaatgtagGGGACCGCAGTGAGGCACTCTACGTCGGATTTCGAGCTGCTTTAAGAAGACAGTGGTGCGCCCGAAACAGATTAAACGTATTGTTTGAGGCGGAATTTGCAATTGATGGAGGTGGTCCAACGAGAGAATTTCTTACTTTATTCGTCAAACAGCTGAGTAATTCGTGTTTGTTCACTGGAAATGAAGAGAAAAAATTCTTGGCTTTGAGCGCATCAG CCGTTGAAAAGCAGTATTATCTGGCAGCTGAACGCATACTTTCGTACAGCATAACGCACAGAGGACCACTACCAACCTTCTTGGATCCATTTACGTATGCGATGATTGCAAACGAGACTAGAGGGAATGAGATACCGTTGGAAGCTTGCGGGGATGAGAAAGATACTCTAGAACAG ATAGCAGGATGTGAAGATGAAGAAAGCTTCAACGAGATGGTGGCAAAACATGAATGCGTCATCTCAGTTTCTGGCTGCATGACTCTGGCAATATATAACAACAAGGAGCGACTAATCAAAGGACTATGTAAATTTCTGGCTGTTCAGCGACTGAGTGTACCTTTGGCACA GTTAAAATCTGGATTGGAGGATAATGGCGTGTTATTTTACATAACCGCATACCCACATCTTTTTAAAGATGCGTTTTGTAAACTGGAAGGCAGAAAATATACAGCCGAGGATGTGTATGCTCTATTCGACATGGAACAAACCTACTGGAGCGAACCAGAATCAAATCGATTACGTTTGGAAAACAGAGCATAcggatatttcaaggaatatATCCTTGATATCGAAG gTGAATTCATTACGGATTTCATACGTTTCATCACTGGCCTAGAAGAGATTCCAGTTTTAGGGTTCAGCCCTAAATTAACCCTGCAGTTTCGACATCCGGGAGATATTGGTGACTGTACTAAAGACTTTCCCATTGCAAACACATGCGGCAATGTTCTTTCGGTGCCGGTACACAATTCTTACGAATTGTTTAAATGTTATATGGATGCAGCAATAAAAAATGCCAGCCAAACTTTCACTGAGGCATAG
- the LOC141899985 gene encoding uncharacterized protein LOC141899985 isoform X3, with product MSCFLQEEGQDDDVSSEDNIITQLFNDGFTNKEICHSLETYFGLAMSERTLKRRLNKLGLKRRCNYQLHEVVSVVEEEVRGSGSCLGYRAMTSRLRNRYGIRVPRTVVSGVQRLIDPEGVRERASGILRRRNYSAKGPNYLIHVDGHDKLKPYGFAIHGAIDGYSRRILWLNVSNTNNDPAVIGWYFVDFIEQIKAVPRCVRIDAGTENGILASIQEAFLTDHTNEASVVIGRSTSNQRIERWWRTLRHSLGQYWMNLFKDMADRGLFSNADPIHIVTWKYRVVNLIYCTSLQRCLEQMITKWPLIREYWIKYAGIFAKSQIKLEGVIHNFPRYVMEFSRKAILEDFLQPRSKLATCMIGYYLSLDKCVKCILYTC from the exons ATGTCGTGTTTTCTACAAGAAGAAGGACAGGATGATGATGTCAGCTCAG AGGACAATATCATCACACAATTGTTCAACGACGGATTTACTAATAAGGAAATTTGCCACTCACTCGAGACTTATTTTGGATTGGCAATGAG TGAGCGTACATTAAAACGGCGACTCAACAAACTGGGATTAAAAAGGAGATGTAACTATCAATTACATGAAGTTGTCAGTGTAGTAGAG GAAGAGGTACGTGGCAGTGGTAGCTGTTTGGGCTACAGAGCCATGACTAGTCGATTGAGGAATCGCTATGGAATTCGTGTTCCTAG gaCAGTTGTTTCGGGTGTCCAGCGCTTGATTGATCCAGAAGGAGTCAGGGAAAGAGCTAGTGGTATCCTCCGTCGCCGTAATTATTCAGCCAAAGGTCCTAATTATTTGATACATGTTGATGGGCATGATAAGCTTAAGCCGTATGGCTTTGCTATACATGGAGCCATAGATGG TTATTCTAGGAGGATTCTTTGGCTCAACGTAAGCAATACAAATAATGACCCTGCTGTTATTGGCTGGTATTTTGTCGATTTTATAGAGCAAATAAAAG cTGTACCTCGTTGCGTCAGGATTGATGCGGGGACCGAAAATGGTATTTTGGCATCCATTCAAGAAGCTTTCCTTACGGACCATACAAATGAAGCCAGTGTAGTAATCGGAAGATCTACTAGTAATCAG CGAATAGAGAGGTGGTGGCGAACACTGAGACATTCACTTGGCCAATATTGGATGAATCTGTTCAAAGACATGGCGGATCGTGGTTTGTTTTCGAATGCTGATCCTATTCATAT AGTAACATGGAAGTACCGAGTGGTAAACCTGATTTATTGTACTTCACTCCAGAGGTGTTTG GAACAGATGATTACAAAGTGGCCATTGATACGGGAATACTGGATCAAATACGCCGGGATTTTTGCAAAATCCCAAATCAAACTCGAGGGTGTGATCCACAATTTTCCGCGTTATGTGATGGAATTCTCGCGCAAAGCAATTTTGGAAGATTTCCTTCAACCTCGATCGAAGCTTGCGACATGTATGATTGGCTATTATCTCAGTTTAGATAAATgtgtaaaatgtattttgtataCATGTTAG
- the LOC141899985 gene encoding uncharacterized protein LOC141899985 isoform X2: MSCFLQEEGQDDDVSSEDNIITQLFNDGFTNKEICHSLETYFGLAMSERTLKRRLNKLGLKRRCNYQLHEVVSVVEEEVRGSGSCLGYRAMTSRLRNRYGIRVPRTVVSGVQRLIDPEGVRERASGILRRRNYSAKGPNYLIHVDGHDKLKPYGFAIHGAIDGRILWLNVSNTNNDPAVIGWYFVDFIEQIKAVPRCVRIDAGTENGILASIQEAFLTDHTNEASVVIGRSTSNQRIERWWRTLRHSLGQYWMNLFKDMADRGLFSNADPIHIDTLRYCFFYLITNDLLDFQREWNTHVIGPQSNMEVPSGKPDLLYFTPEVFGTDDYKVAIDTGILDQIRRDFCKIPNQTRGCDPQFSALCDGILAQSNFGRFPSTSIEACDMYDWLLSQFR; encoded by the exons ATGTCGTGTTTTCTACAAGAAGAAGGACAGGATGATGATGTCAGCTCAG AGGACAATATCATCACACAATTGTTCAACGACGGATTTACTAATAAGGAAATTTGCCACTCACTCGAGACTTATTTTGGATTGGCAATGAG TGAGCGTACATTAAAACGGCGACTCAACAAACTGGGATTAAAAAGGAGATGTAACTATCAATTACATGAAGTTGTCAGTGTAGTAGAG GAAGAGGTACGTGGCAGTGGTAGCTGTTTGGGCTACAGAGCCATGACTAGTCGATTGAGGAATCGCTATGGAATTCGTGTTCCTAG gaCAGTTGTTTCGGGTGTCCAGCGCTTGATTGATCCAGAAGGAGTCAGGGAAAGAGCTAGTGGTATCCTCCGTCGCCGTAATTATTCAGCCAAAGGTCCTAATTATTTGATACATGTTGATGGGCATGATAAGCTTAAGCCGTATGGCTTTGCTATACATGGAGCCATAGATGG GAGGATTCTTTGGCTCAACGTAAGCAATACAAATAATGACCCTGCTGTTATTGGCTGGTATTTTGTCGATTTTATAGAGCAAATAAAAG cTGTACCTCGTTGCGTCAGGATTGATGCGGGGACCGAAAATGGTATTTTGGCATCCATTCAAGAAGCTTTCCTTACGGACCATACAAATGAAGCCAGTGTAGTAATCGGAAGATCTACTAGTAATCAG CGAATAGAGAGGTGGTGGCGAACACTGAGACATTCACTTGGCCAATATTGGATGAATCTGTTCAAAGACATGGCGGATCGTGGTTTGTTTTCGAATGCTGATCCTATTCATAT TGACACGCTACGatactgttttttttatttgatcacCAACGACTTGCTTGACTTCCAAAGGGAATGGAACACACATGTAATTGGTCCTCAGAGTAACATGGAAGTACCGAGTGGTAAACCTGATTTATTGTACTTCACTCCAGAGGTGTTTG GAACAGATGATTACAAAGTGGCCATTGATACGGGAATACTGGATCAAATACGCCGGGATTTTTGCAAAATCCCAAATCAAACTCGAGGGTGTGATCCACAATTTTCCGCGTTATGTGATGGAATTCTCGCGCAAAGCAATTTTGGAAGATTTCCTTCAACCTCGATCGAAGCTTGCGACATGTATGATTGGCTATTATCTCAGTTTAGATAA
- the LOC141899985 gene encoding uncharacterized protein LOC141899985 isoform X1: MSCFLQEEGQDDDVSSEDNIITQLFNDGFTNKEICHSLETYFGLAMSERTLKRRLNKLGLKRRCNYQLHEVVSVVEEEVRGSGSCLGYRAMTSRLRNRYGIRVPRTVVSGVQRLIDPEGVRERASGILRRRNYSAKGPNYLIHVDGHDKLKPYGFAIHGAIDGYSRRILWLNVSNTNNDPAVIGWYFVDFIEQIKAVPRCVRIDAGTENGILASIQEAFLTDHTNEASVVIGRSTSNQRIERWWRTLRHSLGQYWMNLFKDMADRGLFSNADPIHIDTLRYCFFYLITNDLLDFQREWNTHVIGPQSNMEVPSGKPDLLYFTPEVFGTDDYKVAIDTGILDQIRRDFCKIPNQTRGCDPQFSALCDGILAQSNFGRFPSTSIEACDMYDWLLSQFR, translated from the exons ATGTCGTGTTTTCTACAAGAAGAAGGACAGGATGATGATGTCAGCTCAG AGGACAATATCATCACACAATTGTTCAACGACGGATTTACTAATAAGGAAATTTGCCACTCACTCGAGACTTATTTTGGATTGGCAATGAG TGAGCGTACATTAAAACGGCGACTCAACAAACTGGGATTAAAAAGGAGATGTAACTATCAATTACATGAAGTTGTCAGTGTAGTAGAG GAAGAGGTACGTGGCAGTGGTAGCTGTTTGGGCTACAGAGCCATGACTAGTCGATTGAGGAATCGCTATGGAATTCGTGTTCCTAG gaCAGTTGTTTCGGGTGTCCAGCGCTTGATTGATCCAGAAGGAGTCAGGGAAAGAGCTAGTGGTATCCTCCGTCGCCGTAATTATTCAGCCAAAGGTCCTAATTATTTGATACATGTTGATGGGCATGATAAGCTTAAGCCGTATGGCTTTGCTATACATGGAGCCATAGATGG TTATTCTAGGAGGATTCTTTGGCTCAACGTAAGCAATACAAATAATGACCCTGCTGTTATTGGCTGGTATTTTGTCGATTTTATAGAGCAAATAAAAG cTGTACCTCGTTGCGTCAGGATTGATGCGGGGACCGAAAATGGTATTTTGGCATCCATTCAAGAAGCTTTCCTTACGGACCATACAAATGAAGCCAGTGTAGTAATCGGAAGATCTACTAGTAATCAG CGAATAGAGAGGTGGTGGCGAACACTGAGACATTCACTTGGCCAATATTGGATGAATCTGTTCAAAGACATGGCGGATCGTGGTTTGTTTTCGAATGCTGATCCTATTCATAT TGACACGCTACGatactgttttttttatttgatcacCAACGACTTGCTTGACTTCCAAAGGGAATGGAACACACATGTAATTGGTCCTCAGAGTAACATGGAAGTACCGAGTGGTAAACCTGATTTATTGTACTTCACTCCAGAGGTGTTTG GAACAGATGATTACAAAGTGGCCATTGATACGGGAATACTGGATCAAATACGCCGGGATTTTTGCAAAATCCCAAATCAAACTCGAGGGTGTGATCCACAATTTTCCGCGTTATGTGATGGAATTCTCGCGCAAAGCAATTTTGGAAGATTTCCTTCAACCTCGATCGAAGCTTGCGACATGTATGATTGGCTATTATCTCAGTTTAGATAA